Proteins found in one Bacillus sp. BGMRC 2118 genomic segment:
- a CDS encoding aminotransferase class V-fold PLP-dependent enzyme gives MIYMDYAATTPIREEALAAFIDASNNYYGNPSSLHDIGSKASQLLENCRSELAKLIGGHEEGIFFTSGGSESNILGIRSLLKGTDKQGKHLITTQIEHSSVLNLFKQLEDEGYTVTYLGVDSYGQIDLQELTLAITEETLLASIHHANSEIGTVQPIQEIGAILKKHGVLFHTDTVQTFGKIPVHVLDSHIDSLSISSHKIYGPKGVGACYMNPAVKWRPYFEHTSHEKGFRPGTVNVPGIVSFLYAAQLIHQEMDENHQKLSQLGSKLISSINERALPIQIEGHPINRLSNIIGAIIQGIEGQLTMLECNRRGIAISTGSACSVGKQAPSKTMIATGKDPQTAKQFVRFSIGKHTTEEDIETVLQVLTDITVK, from the coding sequence ATGATTTATATGGATTATGCTGCAACGACTCCGATTCGAGAAGAAGCTCTTGCTGCGTTTATTGACGCCTCTAACAATTATTATGGAAATCCTAGCAGTCTACATGACATTGGCTCCAAGGCATCACAATTACTTGAAAACTGTAGAAGCGAGTTAGCTAAGCTTATCGGTGGTCATGAGGAAGGAATCTTCTTCACAAGTGGAGGATCAGAATCAAATATACTAGGCATCCGTTCTTTATTAAAAGGTACAGACAAACAGGGAAAACATTTAATTACAACGCAAATTGAACATTCATCTGTATTAAATTTATTTAAGCAACTTGAAGATGAAGGCTATACTGTTACGTATCTTGGAGTTGATTCATACGGACAAATTGATTTACAAGAGCTTACATTAGCTATTACAGAAGAAACACTATTAGCTTCTATTCATCATGCAAATTCTGAAATAGGAACAGTGCAGCCTATTCAAGAAATTGGAGCCATTTTAAAGAAGCATGGAGTGCTTTTTCATACTGATACGGTACAAACCTTCGGGAAAATACCAGTACATGTTTTGGACAGTCATATTGATAGCCTTTCAATCTCAAGTCATAAAATTTATGGACCTAAAGGAGTAGGAGCATGTTATATGAACCCTGCGGTAAAATGGCGTCCATATTTTGAACATACGTCTCATGAAAAGGGATTTCGTCCAGGAACCGTTAATGTTCCCGGTATTGTCAGCTTCTTATATGCTGCTCAGCTCATTCATCAAGAAATGGATGAAAATCATCAGAAGTTATCACAGCTAGGTTCAAAGCTAATTTCCAGCATCAATGAAAGGGCACTGCCGATTCAAATTGAAGGTCATCCAATTAATAGATTGTCTAATATAATTGGTGCTATCATTCAAGGTATTGAGGGACAATTAACTATGCTGGAGTGTAATCGAAGAGGAATTGCCATTTCAACCGGAAGCGCATGCTCTGTTGGGAAGCAAGCTCCCTCAAAAACCATGATCGCAACTGGTAAGGATCCACAAACAGCCAAGCAATTTGTTCGTTTTTCAATCGGCAAACATACCACAGAGGAAGATATAGAGACAGTATTGCAAGTATTAACCGACATTACAGTAAAGTAG
- the obgE gene encoding GTPase ObgE gives MFVDQVKIYVKGGDGGNGIVAYRREKYIPKGGPAGGDGGKGADVIFEVEEGLRTLMDFRFKKHFKANRGEHGMSKNQHGKNAEPMVVKVPPGTVVIDEATNNVIADLVQHGQRAVIAKGGRGGRGNSRFASPTNPAPEIAENGEPGQERNVILELKVLADVGLVGFPSVGKSTLLSVVSAAKPKIAEYHFTTIVPNLGVVAVDESRSFVMADLPGLIEGAHQGVGLGHQFLRHIERTRVIVHVIDMAGTEGRDPYEDYVTINEELKEYNLRLTERPQIIAANKMDMPEAEENLQAFKEKLPEDVQIFPISSVTNKGIKELLFAVADLLEHTEEFPLLSEETEIADNRVMYKHEADPRKYFISRDDDGAYVLSGEEIEKLFKMTDFSRDESIKRFARQLRTMGVDDELRERGAKDGDTIRLLEFEFEFVD, from the coding sequence ATGTTTGTCGATCAGGTCAAGATTTATGTTAAAGGCGGAGACGGCGGGAATGGGATTGTTGCATACCGCCGCGAGAAATATATTCCGAAAGGCGGTCCTGCCGGAGGTGACGGAGGTAAAGGTGCTGACGTTATCTTTGAAGTAGAAGAAGGCCTACGTACTCTTATGGATTTTCGTTTTAAAAAGCATTTTAAAGCGAATCGTGGAGAACATGGAATGTCAAAAAATCAGCATGGGAAAAATGCTGAACCAATGGTAGTAAAAGTTCCTCCTGGCACAGTTGTGATTGATGAGGCAACGAATAATGTCATTGCCGATTTAGTTCAACATGGTCAACGTGCAGTTATTGCGAAAGGTGGACGTGGTGGAAGAGGAAACTCACGTTTTGCTTCTCCAACCAACCCTGCACCGGAAATCGCAGAAAATGGTGAACCAGGTCAAGAACGAAATGTTATCTTGGAATTAAAGGTTTTAGCTGATGTTGGTCTTGTTGGATTCCCAAGTGTTGGGAAGTCTACATTATTGTCAGTCGTGTCAGCTGCAAAGCCTAAAATTGCAGAATATCATTTTACCACCATTGTGCCGAACCTTGGGGTAGTGGCTGTTGATGAATCTAGAAGCTTTGTCATGGCAGATTTACCTGGTCTTATTGAAGGCGCACATCAAGGTGTTGGATTAGGTCATCAGTTCCTTCGTCATATTGAGCGTACACGTGTAATCGTCCATGTGATTGACATGGCAGGTACAGAAGGGCGCGATCCTTATGAGGATTATGTGACGATAAATGAAGAATTAAAAGAATACAACTTACGCTTAACGGAACGTCCACAAATTATTGCAGCAAATAAAATGGACATGCCAGAAGCAGAAGAAAATTTACAAGCCTTTAAAGAAAAGCTTCCAGAAGATGTTCAAATCTTCCCAATTTCTTCAGTAACGAATAAGGGTATTAAAGAGCTGTTATTTGCAGTTGCGGATTTACTTGAGCATACAGAGGAATTCCCACTACTATCAGAGGAAACTGAAATTGCAGATAACCGTGTGATGTACAAACACGAAGCAGATCCTCGTAAGTACTTCATCTCAAGAGATGATGATGGGGCGTATGTTCTTTCTGGTGAGGAAATTGAAAAGTTATTTAAGATGACGGACTTTTCAAGAGATGAATCCATTAAGCGCTTTGCAAGACAATTACGTACAATGGGTGTTGATGATGAGTTACGTGAACGTGGAGCAAAAGATGGCGATACTATAAGATTGTTAGAATTTGAATTCGAGTTTGTTGATTAA
- a CDS encoding transcription repressor NadR translates to MVKRTSGADRRKQIVTWLKSATTPITGSELAKKANVSRQVIVQDISLLKATNEPIVATSEGYLFLQNQKNDSVFEKVIVCNHTPEQTKVELFAIVDHGVTVKDVKIEHPIYGDFSASVMVSNRSEVEQFLHTVSDTNAPLLSQLTEGIHLHTLQADSMKKIEAACHILDQLGILVKA, encoded by the coding sequence ATGGTAAAAAGAACATCTGGTGCAGATAGAAGGAAACAGATTGTGACATGGTTAAAAAGTGCCACCACTCCGATAACGGGAAGTGAACTTGCTAAAAAGGCAAATGTAAGCAGGCAAGTCATCGTGCAAGACATTTCATTATTAAAAGCAACAAATGAGCCGATCGTCGCCACATCAGAAGGCTATCTTTTTCTACAGAACCAAAAAAATGATTCTGTATTTGAAAAGGTCATAGTATGCAATCATACTCCAGAACAAACAAAAGTTGAGCTATTTGCTATTGTTGACCATGGAGTGACAGTAAAGGATGTAAAAATTGAACACCCTATTTATGGTGACTTCTCTGCGTCAGTTATGGTCAGCAATAGAAGTGAAGTTGAGCAATTTTTACATACCGTTTCCGACACAAATGCTCCTTTATTATCACAATTAACAGAAGGCATTCACTTACATACCTTACAGGCCGATTCAATGAAAAAAATAGAAGCAGCGTGTCATATTTTAGACCAACTCGGTATTTTAGTGAAAGCATAA
- the pheA gene encoding prephenate dehydratase, with protein MKGCHIDGLLLHSNIDKGRRRNVNSVGYLGPSASFTEQAVKGLFLHNKRIAFDSIYDCLDAVNKEVVDFGVVPLENTIEGSVTITLDYLIHEQSLPIVAEIVVPIQQHLMIHPSNHHKEITSIYSHPHALAQCRKFLSTHYPAVNQIQSLSTSGAAMFVANHPDVPIAAIANELAAEEYNLTMIDQNIHDYDVNHTRFIVVSKIGKEQEASLSQNVNTKTTLIVTLPSDQAGALHQVLSAFAWRKINLSKIESRPMKTGLGRYLFIIDLEGTMESILITSAIHELEALGFGVVCLGSYPVIQK; from the coding sequence ATGAAAGGCTGTCATATTGACGGCCTTTTGTTGCATTCAAATATAGACAAAGGCAGGAGAAGAAACGTGAATAGTGTTGGATATTTAGGCCCGTCAGCATCATTTACTGAACAGGCTGTTAAAGGATTATTTTTACATAATAAAAGAATAGCCTTTGATTCTATTTATGATTGCTTAGATGCGGTGAACAAGGAAGTCGTTGATTTTGGTGTTGTGCCATTAGAAAATACAATAGAAGGATCAGTTACCATTACATTGGATTACCTAATTCATGAACAATCGTTGCCAATTGTAGCGGAAATCGTTGTGCCTATTCAGCAGCATTTAATGATTCACCCAAGTAATCATCATAAAGAAATTACGTCCATATACTCACACCCTCATGCTCTGGCACAGTGCCGGAAATTTCTATCTACTCATTACCCAGCTGTGAATCAAATTCAGTCCTTATCTACAAGTGGTGCTGCTATGTTTGTGGCCAACCATCCCGATGTGCCAATTGCTGCAATCGCAAATGAATTGGCAGCAGAGGAATATAACTTAACAATGATTGATCAAAACATTCATGATTATGATGTGAATCATACGAGGTTTATTGTTGTCAGCAAGATAGGGAAGGAGCAAGAAGCTAGCTTATCTCAAAATGTAAATACAAAAACAACACTAATTGTCACGTTACCGTCCGATCAAGCAGGTGCCTTACACCAGGTATTGTCTGCCTTCGCATGGAGAAAAATTAACTTATCTAAAATTGAATCACGCCCGATGAAAACAGGTCTAGGGCGATACTTGTTTATTATTGATCTAGAAGGAACGATGGAATCCATCTTAATTACGAGTGCCATTCATGAGTTGGAGGCACTTGGCTTCGGGGTAGTTTGTTTAGGTAGTTATCCAGTGATACAAAAGTGA